From Nicotiana tabacum cultivar K326 chromosome 22, ASM71507v2, whole genome shotgun sequence, one genomic window encodes:
- the LOC107785163 gene encoding zinc finger CCCH domain-containing protein 41, translated as MELKVSSSKPALLPSDCNSDPEEKEISEEDDDDRNHKHRRRELHSQSEETDAVEPVFSRPFRKRKPFKNGHPYGEGDSQFSETRFPRRRGMGSFSRAPLESYQRMRLNQSLSGDASNGRGRGREHSAWAQRDSRFGSADIASQMFPQGPVTPDLFTGRGVQNVSNAQSSSWSAFGMVPGMSNGGLDTIHSLGFQGTLRPPLNPTVGMGIPRQRCRDFEERGFCLRGDMCPMEHGVNRIVVEDVQSLSQFNLPVSLPNAHMLGPATVEGSLPVIGPSGSLVSGKALHNKITKPPVIDDGLGLTDAFVDGSMAGGADFYDPDQPLWSNDRSETSAVLQDLNPSKIDDTGPLLDADSSDHDQVGQCDAFELEHPLRGAKAASGSQSVWGRIRRSKNNSNVKEITDFTGDASSFDEMGKDLESSCSNQGNSRPGKQKNVDTIDPQMTESSFKPQSSSGHNMRKPSQKALRTLFVRGIPQKDNKPDALLSHFQKFGEVIDIHIPQSGERAFIQFSKREEAEAALRAPDAVIGNRFIKLFWANRDSIMDDGLNGGINLPLTPRGVTSSVVQPHLSVPYKGKDNIQSLASKAAEHGPVVLLPTSGLPKPVAHNVPKAAPAVQRKVESLELLKEELRKKQELLDQKRNEFRRQLVKLEKQAVGVKAEAVSDQDLKKQVEGETVSYSAKMQNSSSTELNNDVSSTQADAISDCSRSTENAERSCSISSSTVATQEPSSLKQSIRPLAPHGAPFIFNRYKLDNRPTAFKVLPPLPCGLANVAVLKEHFSAFGDLTSVELEDLEPQDSNNGSETLNISAKICYPTRRSAERAFLNGKIWQGQALQFMWLQSSNSTKDSGVRKDAAPALKQPSDASVQPISKDSSTGSEEGNTAGSDAPEKDYMEREKQPSDANVQPIPEDPLTCLQEGNAAGIDEPEKGYIEHATVNEVPNSSSAKQLAECDRS; from the exons ATGGAGCTTAAAGTTTCATCTTCAAAGCCAGCACTTTTACCTTCTGATTGCAACAGTGATCCTGAAGAGAAAGAAATCAGTGAAGAGGATGATGATGATCGCAATCATAAGCATCGTAGGAGAGAACTGCATTCTCAATCTGAGGAGACTGATGCCGTTGAACCAGTTTTCAGTAGACCATTCAGGAAACGAAAGCCTTTTAAGAATGGACATCCTTATGGTGAAGGAGATTCTCAGTTTAGTGAAACCAGGTTCCCAAGAAGACGAGGAATGGGTTCATTTTCCAGGGCCCCTTTGGAATCATACCAAAGAATGAGGCTGAACCAATCACTGTCTGGTGATGCTAGTAATGGTAGGGGTCGAGGGAGAGAACATAGTGCTTGGGCCCAACGTGATTCAAGGTTTGGCTCCGCTGATATTGCATCTCAAATGTTTCCACAGGGCCCTGTTACTCCTGATCTCTTTACTGGAAGAGGGGTGCAAAACGTTTCTAATGCACAGAGTTCATCTTGGAGTGCATTTGGAATGGTTCCAGGAATGTCTAATGGCGGCCTTGATACAATTCATTCCCTTGGTTTCCAGGGAACACTCAGGCCACCCTTGAATCCTACTGTGGGTATGGGTATTCCAAGGCAGAGATGTAGAGACTTTGAGGAGCGTGGATTTTGCCTAAGAGGAGATATGTGCCCGATGGAGCATGGAGTAAATCGTATTGTTGTTGAAGATGTTCAG AGCCTTTCTCAGTTTAATCTTCCTGTGTCACTTCCTAATGCACACATGCTAGGACCAGCTACTGTAGAAGGATCTTTACCTGTGATAGGCCCTTCTGGATCATTGGTTAGTGGCAAAGCTTTACACAACAAAATTACCAAACCTCCTGTGATTGATGATGGATTGGGTTTGACTGATGCTTTTGTTGATGGTTCTATGGCTGGGGGAGCTGATTTTTATGATCCTGATCAGCCTTTATGGTCAAATGATCGTTCTGAAACTTCAGCAGTACTCCAGGATTTAAATCCATCTAAAATTGATGATACTGGGCCTTTGTTAGATGCAGACTCCTCTGATCATGATCAAGTTGGGCAGTGTGATGCCTTTGAACTTGAGCATCCACTTAGAGGTGCTAAGGCAGCTTCAGGATCTCAGAGTGTGTGGGGAAGAATCAGAAGGTCAAAAAATAACTCGAATGTGAAAGAGATCACTGATTTTACAGGGGATGCTTCAAGTTTTGATGAAATGGGAAAAGATTTGGAATCGTCCTGCAGCAATCAAGGAAACTCCCGTCCAGGGAAGCAAAAAAATGTAGATACTATTGACCCACAAATGACAGAATCATCTTTCAAGCCCCAAAGTAGTTCTGGACATAATATGAGAAAACCTTCTCAAAAGGCACTTCGAACGCTGTTTGTGAGAGGCATTCCACAGAAAGACAACAAACCAGATGCTCTTCTTTCACATTTTCAAAAATTTGGGGAGGTCATTGACATCCACATCCCACAGAGTGGTGAACGAGCTTTTATTCAATTTTCTAAGAGAGAAGAAGCTGAGGCTGCTTTAAGGGCACCTGATGCTGTGATCGGCAACCGTTTTATAAAGCTTTTCTGGGCAAACAGGGATAGCATTATGGATGATGGTTTAAATGGTGGCATTAATTTACCTTTGACTCCTCGTGGAGTAACATCTAGTGTGGTTCAACCCCACCTATCTGTTCCTTATAAAGGAAAAGACAATATCCAGTCCTTAGCCTCAAAAGCTGCTGAACATGGTCCTGTTGTTCTGTTACCTACTTCTGGTCTACCTAAGCCTGTGGCTCATAATGTTCCCAAAGCTGCACCAGCTGTGCAAAGAAAGGTGGAGAGTTTAGAACTTTTGAAGGAAGAATTGCGCAAGAAGCAGGAGCTGCTTGATCAGAAGCGGAATGAGTTCCGACGTCAGTTGGTTAAACTTGAGAAGCAG GCTGTAGGTGTGAAAGCTGAAGCAGTCTCAGACCAGGATCTGAAGAAACAGGTGGAGGGAGAAACAGTATCTTATTCTGCAAAAATGCAAAATTCAAGCTCCACAGAACTTAATAATGATGTATCTTCAACACAAGCTGACGCAATCTCTGATTGTAGCAGATCAACAGAGAATGCGGAGCGCTCTTGTTCTATATCATCTTCTACTGTGGCCACACAGGAACCTTCCAGCTTGAAGCAGTCAATTCGTCCACTGGCACCACATGGTGCACCTTTTATATTCAATAGATACAAACTAGACAATCGTCCCACTGCCTTCAAAGTTCTTCCACCTTTGCCATGTGGTCTTGCAAAT GTTGCTGTCTTGAAGGAACATTTCTCTGCTTTTGGTGACCTTACCTCTGTTGAGCTGGAAGATTTGGAGCCTCAAGATAGTAATAATGGCTCAGAGACGTTAAACATATCTGCTAAGATATGTTATCCAACGCGCCGGTCTGCTGAGAGGGCATTTTTGAATGGCAAAATCTGGCAAGGCCAAGCTTTGCAGTTTATGTGGTTGCAGTCTAGTAATTCTACCAAGGATAGTGGTGTCAGAAAAGATGCTGCTCCTGCTTTGAAGCAGCCTTCAGATGCTAGTGTTCAACCCATCTCAAAAGATTCTTCGACTGGTTCAGAGGAAGGAAACACAGCTGGGAGTGATGCACCTGAAAAAGATTACATGGAACGCGAGAAGCAGCCTTCAGATGCTAATGTTCAGCCCATCCCAGAAGATCCTTTGACTTGTTTACAGGAAGGAAATGCTGCAGGGATTGATGAACCTGAAAAAGGTTATATAGAACATGCGACTGTGAATGAAGTTCCCAACTCCAGTTCAGCGAAACAGTTAGCTGAATGTGATCGGTCATGA